Proteins from one Chelonia mydas isolate rCheMyd1 chromosome 14, rCheMyd1.pri.v2, whole genome shotgun sequence genomic window:
- the PSMD12 gene encoding 26S proteasome non-ATPase regulatory subunit 12, whose protein sequence is MADDSAERSDGRIVKMEVDYSATVDQRLPECERLAQEGRLQEVIETLLSLEKQTRTASDMVSTSRILVAVVKMCYEAKDWDALNENIIILSKRRSQLKQAVAKMVQQCCTYVEEITDLPIKLRLIDTLRMVTEGKIYVEIERARLTKTLATIKEQNGDVKEAASILQELQVETYGSMEKKERVEFILEQMRLCLAVKDYVRTQIISKKINTKFFQEENTEKSKLKYYNLMIQLDQHEGSYLSICKHYRAIYDTPCIQAESEKWQQELKNVVLYVILSPYDNEQSDLVHRISSDKKLEEIPKYKDLLKLFTTMELMRWTVLVEEYGKELREGSLDSPATDVFGYTEEGEKRWKDLKNRVVEHNIRIMAKYYTRITMKRMAQLLDLSVDESEEFLSNLVVNKTIFAKVDRLAGIINFQRPKDPNNLLNDWSHKLNSLMALVNKTTHLIAKEEMIHNLQ, encoded by the exons GAAGGAAGACTTCAAGAGGTCATTGAAACCCTACTCTCTTTGGAAAAACAGACACGAACG GCCTCTGACATGGTTTCCACGTCCCGTATCTTGGTTGCTGTAGTAAAAATGTGTTATGAAGCTAAAGATTGGGATGctcttaatgaaaatattattatTCTGTCAAAGAGAAGAAGTCAGTTAAAACAG GCAGTTGCTAAAATGGTTCAGCAGTGCTGTACTTATGTTGAGGAGATTACAGACCTACCAATCAAACTGCGATTAATAGACACACTGCGTATGGTAACAGAAGGAAAG aTCTACGTGGAAATTGAGCGTGCTCGTCTTACAAAGACACTTGCAACAATAAAAGAACAGAATGGTGACGTGAAAGAAGCTGCTTCAATTTTGCAAGAACTACAG GTGGAAACCTATGGTTCAATGGAAAAGAAAGAGCGGGTGGAATTCATCTTGGAGCAGATGAGACTCTGTTTGGCTGTAAAAGACTATGTTCGGACCCAAATTATCAGCAAAAAAATTAACACCAAGTTTTTCCAGGAAGAAAACACAGAG AAATCAAAGCTGAAATACTACAACTTAATGATTCAGCTGGATCAGCATGAAGGTTCCTACCTCTCAATCTGTAAGCACTACAGAGCCATTTATGATACTCCTTGTATCCAGGCTGAAAGTGAAAAATGGCAGCAG GAACTGAAGAATGTTGTTCTGTATGTTATCCTTTCACCTTACGACAATGAACAGTCTGATCTGGTACACAGAATAAGCAGTGACAAAAAGCTAGAAGAAATCCCTAAGTATAA AgatcttttaaaactatttaccACTATGGAGTTGATGCGCTGGACCGTCCTAGTCGAGGAATATGGAAAGGAATTAAGAGAAGGAAGTCTTGACAGTCCTGCCACAGACGTCTTTGGTtatacagaggaaggtgaaaagagaTGGAAAGACTTGAAGAACAGAGTTGTGGAGCAC aatattAGAATAATGGCAAAATATTATACCAGAATTACAATGAAGAGAAtggcacagctcctggatctatCTGTTGAT GAATCGGAGGAGTTCCTGTCCAACCTAGTAGTAAATAAGACCATCTTTGCAAAAGTAGACAGGTTGGCAGGAATTATCAATTTCCAGAGGCCCAAGGACCCAAATAACCTACTCAATGACTGGTCTCACAAGCTCAACTCACTGATGGCCCTAGTTAACAAAACCACACATCTTATTGCCAAAGAGGAGATGATACATAACCTGCAATAA